One genomic segment of Sporichthyaceae bacterium includes these proteins:
- a CDS encoding tyrosine-type recombinase/integrase, which produces MTVLAPLLQAFFTERLIAQRRASGRTIACYRNTFRLLLGFATAKTGTKPSALDIADLDAPLITAFLDHLEHERGNTVRTRNNRLAAIHSLFGYAALHHPEHAASIQRVLAIPAKRYERRLLTWLTEPEVDALLAAPDRTTWTGRRDHALLVLAVQTGLRISELIGLSRVDVNLGAGAHVHCLGKGRKERATPLTTLTVQVLRGWLTEHPGAPHDPLFPTRTGARLSDDAIEHRLALHLATARRACPSLRAKQVTIHTLRHTCAMRLLEAGTDITVIALWLGHEQIRTAQIYLHADMGQKERAIARVSPPGTMPGRYRPPDPLLAFLDQL; this is translated from the coding sequence GTGACCGTGTTGGCGCCGCTGCTGCAAGCGTTCTTCACCGAGCGGCTCATCGCGCAGCGCCGCGCCTCCGGGCGCACCATCGCCTGCTATCGCAACACCTTCCGGCTGCTGCTCGGCTTCGCCACCGCCAAGACCGGCACGAAACCCTCCGCGCTGGACATCGCCGACCTGGACGCGCCGCTGATCACCGCGTTCCTCGACCACCTCGAACACGAGCGCGGCAACACGGTGCGCACCCGCAACAACCGGCTGGCCGCCATCCACTCACTGTTCGGCTACGCCGCGCTGCACCACCCCGAGCACGCAGCCTCCATCCAGCGCGTGTTGGCGATCCCGGCCAAACGCTACGAACGCAGACTGCTCACCTGGCTCACCGAGCCCGAGGTGGATGCGCTGCTCGCCGCACCCGACCGGACAACCTGGACCGGCCGGCGCGACCACGCGCTGCTCGTCCTGGCCGTTCAGACGGGGCTGCGGATCTCCGAACTGATCGGGCTATCCCGCGTCGACGTCAACCTCGGCGCGGGTGCGCACGTGCACTGCCTCGGCAAGGGCCGCAAGGAACGCGCCACCCCACTCACCACGCTCACCGTCCAAGTCTTGCGCGGCTGGCTCACCGAGCACCCCGGCGCACCGCACGACCCGCTGTTCCCCACCCGAACCGGTGCCCGGCTCAGCGACGACGCCATCGAGCACCGTCTGGCCCTGCACCTCGCGACCGCGCGCCGGGCCTGCCCGTCGCTGCGCGCCAAGCAGGTCACCATCCACACCCTGCGGCACACCTGCGCCATGCGCCTGCTCGAAGCGGGCACCGACATCACCGTGATCGCGCTCTGGCTCGGCCACGAACAAATCCGCACCGCACAGATCTACCTGCACGCCGATATGGGCCAGAAGGAACGAGCCATCGCCCGGGTCAGCCCGCCCGGCACAATGCCGGGCCGCTACCGACCACCCGACCCTTTACTCGCCTTCCTCGACCAGCTGTGA